A genome region from Thalassotalea euphylliae includes the following:
- the pilB gene encoding type IV-A pilus assembly ATPase PilB, translated as MKGIHQQSSLLNALAKNNLLSPEIAETINSEFSGQDKPFIRFLVEEKKLNSRTVASTLSRSFGYPLIDLSKFDASLVPEGVRNEKLIRKHNALPLYLRGKVLFVAMSDPTDIDALEDIQFNTGFSTELVLVDESSLQKSIDDVLESDVEALDISDIDSNELAGIEVQEEQSDNETVGQEQDDAPIVVYINKILLDAIKKGASDLHFEPYEHSYRIRFRIDGILNEIAKPPVALASRMAARLKVMSKLDIAERRVPQDGRIKLALSKKKSIDFRVSTLPTMWGEKIVMRILDSSSAMLGIDMLGYEADQKDIYMEALDQPQGMILVTGPTGSGKTVSLYTGLNILNTAERNISTAEDPVEINLEGINQVQINTKAGLTFPGALRSFLRQDPDIVMVGEIRDLETAEIAIKAAQTGHLVLSTLHTNSASETLTRLLNMGVPAFNVASSVSIIIAQRLARRLCTQCKAPDDIPHDHLRQLGFPEDKLGTFTIYKPVGCDDCTGGYKGRVGIYEVVKITPEVASIIMEGGNSLDIAHQFQKEGYNNLRQSGIVKAISGITSLEEVNRVTAN; from the coding sequence ATGAAAGGGATTCACCAACAATCAAGCTTGTTGAATGCATTAGCCAAAAATAACCTATTGTCTCCTGAAATAGCTGAAACTATAAATTCGGAATTTTCAGGCCAAGACAAGCCCTTTATACGATTTTTGGTCGAAGAAAAAAAACTAAATAGTAGAACCGTTGCTTCCACACTCTCTCGATCTTTTGGCTACCCGCTTATTGACCTTTCTAAGTTTGATGCATCACTTGTTCCTGAAGGCGTACGAAACGAAAAACTTATAAGAAAGCACAATGCTCTGCCCCTATATTTGCGAGGCAAAGTACTTTTTGTAGCCATGTCGGATCCTACCGATATTGATGCCCTAGAAGACATTCAATTTAATACTGGATTCTCCACCGAACTAGTGCTCGTTGATGAAAGTAGTTTACAAAAATCCATTGACGATGTTTTAGAGTCTGATGTTGAAGCTTTGGATATCAGCGATATCGATTCGAACGAACTGGCAGGTATAGAGGTTCAAGAAGAGCAAAGTGATAATGAAACTGTTGGGCAGGAGCAAGATGATGCACCAATTGTTGTTTATATTAATAAAATTCTATTAGACGCTATAAAAAAAGGGGCTTCAGATTTACATTTTGAACCTTACGAACATTCCTATCGAATACGCTTTCGTATCGATGGAATTTTAAATGAAATAGCCAAACCTCCTGTTGCATTAGCCTCTAGAATGGCTGCCCGTTTAAAGGTCATGTCTAAGCTAGACATAGCAGAGCGACGCGTACCACAAGATGGTCGTATAAAACTGGCATTATCGAAGAAGAAATCTATCGATTTCCGTGTTTCTACCCTGCCTACCATGTGGGGCGAAAAGATTGTAATGCGGATATTGGACTCTTCTAGTGCAATGCTTGGCATTGATATGCTTGGCTATGAAGCAGACCAAAAAGACATTTATATGGAAGCCCTAGACCAACCACAAGGTATGATTTTGGTTACAGGGCCAACAGGCTCTGGTAAAACTGTTTCGCTTTATACTGGCTTAAATATTTTGAATACCGCTGAGCGCAACATATCAACGGCAGAAGATCCTGTTGAGATTAACTTAGAGGGTATAAACCAAGTTCAAATTAATACTAAGGCTGGCCTTACTTTTCCTGGTGCACTCCGCTCTTTCCTTCGACAAGATCCCGATATTGTGATGGTAGGTGAGATTCGTGATTTAGAAACGGCGGAAATCGCTATTAAAGCAGCACAAACTGGTCACTTGGTGCTTTCAACACTGCACACAAACTCCGCCTCAGAAACCCTAACTCGTCTGCTTAACATGGGAGTCCCAGCATTTAATGTTGCCAGCTCTGTCAGCATTATTATTGCACAGCGACTTGCACGTCGGCTTTGTACTCAATGTAAAGCGCCAGATGACATACCTCACGATCACCTCAGGCAACTGGGCTTCCCTGAAGATAAGTTAGGGACCTTTACCATTTATAAGCCGGTTGGCTGTGATGATTGCACAGGCGGTTATAAGGGGCGAGTAGGTATTTACGAAGTGGTAAAAATTACGCCCGAAGTAGCCAGTATAATAATGGAAGGAGGTAACTCACTTGACATAGCCCACCAGTTCCAAAAAGAGGGCTACAATAACCTTAGACAATCTGGCATAGTAAAAGCAATTAGCGGTATCACTAGCCTAGAAGAGGTTAATCGTGTTACTGCTAACTAG
- the zapD gene encoding cell division protein ZapD, with protein sequence MSVLYEHPLNERIRNYLKLEQLFVQAHNCDAQYITDNYQVFFNALFAIFDTLDRNDIRGELIKDLERLEQHLVMWSKSPDIDSKALEKNLQQIVGYVCQLRVNKQAWHELRQDKLLGSIKQRFAIQGGSSLFDLPQLQYWLARAQNYTLSDMENWLAKFALLRDAISLVLKFIRQRGSFEAIECDSGFYQDNGEGLLLLRIKVPEGAEYYPTISGNRFRYSIRFMLPCQQTGRKYSKQTTQFELARC encoded by the coding sequence ATGTCAGTTTTATACGAGCACCCGCTTAATGAGCGCATACGCAACTACTTAAAACTTGAGCAACTTTTTGTTCAAGCCCACAATTGTGATGCCCAATATATTACTGATAATTATCAAGTATTTTTCAATGCATTGTTTGCTATATTCGACACCTTAGATCGCAATGATATTCGCGGTGAATTGATAAAAGACCTTGAACGGCTCGAACAGCATTTAGTCATGTGGTCAAAATCACCTGATATCGACAGCAAAGCGCTAGAAAAAAACTTGCAACAAATCGTAGGTTATGTTTGCCAGCTCAGAGTAAACAAGCAAGCATGGCATGAGCTTCGACAAGACAAATTACTAGGCTCAATTAAACAACGCTTCGCTATTCAAGGCGGCAGCTCTCTATTTGACCTACCACAACTACAGTATTGGCTCGCAAGAGCGCAAAATTACACCCTCTCAGATATGGAAAACTGGCTAGCTAAGTTCGCACTATTACGTGATGCAATTTCTCTAGTGTTAAAATTCATTCGCCAACGAGGAAGTTTCGAAGCCATTGAATGTGATTCTGGCTTTTATCAAGACAATGGTGAAGGTTTGCTGTTGTTGCGCATAAAAGTGCCAGAGGGTGCGGAATACTATCCAACCATAAGCGGCAATCGTTTTCGCTATTCCATACGCTTTATGTTGCCTTGTCAGCAAACAGGTCGCAAGTATTCCAAGCAAACGACACAGTTTGAACTTGCTCGTTGCTAA
- a CDS encoding type II secretion system F family protein, with protein MAVSSASKSSPKKSKNKDIKTKVNDTFIWQGVNRKGKKISGELSAASVLELKAQLRKQGITPGRIKKKPRPLFGIGGGAKPIKPVDIATTTRQLATMLGAGVPLVQSIEMIAKGNDNANMQKLLNEISAKLGSGLPLSECLREHPKYFDDLYCDLVASGEQSGALETIYDRIATYKEKAEALKAKIKKALTYPISVLVVAFVVTAILLIFVVPVFQEIFANFGAELPAFTLLVIAISEFMQSYWYIGLAALFIAGFLFKRAHRNSQAFRDKVDKSILKIPVIGDILDKAAVARYARTLSTTFAAGVPLIDALESAAGASGNAVYRDAILDIRSEVSSGMQMNLAMRNSQIFPDMVIQMVSIGEESGAVDDMLAKVATVYEAEVDNAVDNLTALLEPMIMSVLGVVIGGLIIAMYLPIFQIGQVV; from the coding sequence ATGGCAGTAAGTTCCGCATCAAAAAGCTCCCCAAAGAAAAGTAAAAATAAAGATATCAAAACGAAAGTAAACGATACTTTCATTTGGCAAGGCGTAAATCGAAAAGGTAAAAAAATCTCTGGTGAATTATCTGCCGCTAGCGTTTTAGAGCTTAAAGCACAACTACGAAAACAAGGTATAACTCCAGGTAGAATAAAGAAAAAGCCTAGGCCATTATTCGGGATTGGCGGTGGTGCCAAACCGATAAAACCAGTAGATATTGCAACAACAACCCGCCAACTCGCCACAATGCTTGGAGCAGGGGTGCCTTTGGTTCAAAGTATAGAAATGATCGCTAAAGGCAATGACAACGCTAATATGCAAAAGTTGCTTAACGAAATATCAGCAAAATTAGGCTCTGGATTACCATTGTCTGAATGCCTTCGAGAGCATCCTAAGTATTTTGATGACCTATACTGTGATTTAGTAGCATCTGGCGAACAATCAGGTGCGCTTGAAACTATCTATGATCGTATTGCAACATACAAAGAGAAAGCAGAAGCACTTAAAGCAAAAATAAAGAAAGCATTAACTTACCCAATTTCCGTTTTAGTTGTTGCCTTTGTCGTAACAGCAATTTTACTTATCTTTGTAGTTCCTGTGTTCCAAGAAATTTTTGCTAATTTTGGCGCTGAGCTCCCTGCATTTACCCTGCTAGTAATTGCAATATCTGAATTTATGCAGTCATACTGGTATATAGGTTTAGCTGCTTTATTTATTGCTGGTTTCTTGTTTAAGAGAGCTCATCGGAATAGTCAAGCGTTTAGAGATAAAGTTGACAAAAGCATACTTAAAATACCTGTCATAGGAGACATTCTAGATAAAGCAGCTGTTGCACGTTACGCGCGTACACTATCAACCACCTTTGCAGCTGGTGTACCGTTAATTGATGCGCTTGAGTCAGCAGCTGGTGCGTCAGGTAATGCAGTCTATCGCGATGCTATTTTAGACATAAGGTCAGAAGTATCATCAGGTATGCAAATGAACTTAGCGATGAGAAATTCGCAAATATTCCCTGATATGGTGATACAAATGGTATCCATTGGTGAAGAGTCCGGTGCAGTAGACGATATGCTAGCTAAAGTCGCAACAGTCTATGAGGCTGAAGTAGATAATGCCGTAGATAATTTAACTGCTTTACTTGAACCTATGATCATGTCGGTTTTGGGTGTTGTAATTGGTGGTTTAATCATCGCGATGTACTTACCTATATTTCAGATTGGACAGGTTGTATAG
- the secA gene encoding preprotein translocase subunit SecA, with protein MFVKLMTKVFGSRNDRLLKKMRKEVATINALEPTIEALSDEELKAKTDEFKARIEQGESLEAILPEAFAVVREASKRVFGMRHFDVQMIGGMVLNQGKIAEMRTGEGKTLTATLPTYLNALSGKGVHVVTVNDYLAKRDADWSRPLFAFLGLTVGCNIPGLSQPEKHEAYQSDITYGTNNEFGFDYLRDNMAFSAGDRVQRPLNFAVVDEVDSILIDEARTPLIISGQAEDSSELYRAINTIVPGLERQSEEDKDEDTGQSEDFVVGDYTIDEKAKQVYLTERGQVNIEEILQQKGLIKEGESLFAAANISLLHHVMAALRAHNLFQKDVDYIVKDDEIVIVDEHTGRTMEGRRWSEGLHQAVEAKEGVRIQNENQTLASITFQNYFRIYEKLSGMTGTADTEAFEFNHIYGLETVIIPTNREMIRKDMADLIYLTAEEKYEAILEDIRDCVERGQPVLVGTISIETSEFLSAFLKKSKIKHKVLNAKFHAQEAEIVAEAGKTGAVTIATNMAGRGTDIVLGGNLEAALAKLNNPTEEQVEKAKAAWQEEHDKVLELGGLHIIATERHESRRIDNQLRGRAGRQGDAGSSRFYLSMEDGLMRIFASERIANMMRKLGMERGEAIEHPWVTKSIENAQRKVEGRNFDIRKQLLEFDDVANDQRKVIYEQRNELLDESEIGEVISVVRSDVINGVIDQHIPPQSLEEMWDVTGLEERLKGEFNTELPIANWLAEDKSLHEETLREKIVGEFENTYSAKEEMVGADVLRQFEKAVMLQSLDSHWKEHLSAMDHLRQGIHLRGYAQKNPKQEYKRESFELFSEMLDNLKYDVVGILSKVKIQAESDVEAVEEQHRKAEEVPKNFEHQSAENEVAPQQRQPRVGRNDPCPCGSGKKYKQCCGKLS; from the coding sequence ATGTTTGTAAAGTTAATGACAAAAGTTTTCGGAAGTCGCAACGACCGTCTTCTGAAGAAAATGCGCAAAGAAGTTGCGACGATTAATGCCCTAGAGCCAACAATTGAAGCACTTAGTGATGAAGAGCTAAAAGCTAAAACGGATGAGTTTAAAGCGCGTATTGAACAAGGTGAGTCATTAGAAGCCATTCTTCCAGAAGCTTTTGCCGTTGTGCGTGAAGCAAGTAAGCGCGTGTTTGGCATGCGTCACTTCGACGTACAAATGATTGGTGGCATGGTACTTAATCAAGGCAAAATCGCTGAGATGCGCACAGGTGAAGGTAAAACCTTAACGGCTACCTTGCCAACATACTTAAACGCCCTTTCGGGCAAGGGTGTTCACGTTGTTACGGTGAACGACTACTTAGCGAAACGTGATGCTGATTGGTCGCGCCCATTATTCGCATTTCTTGGCCTAACCGTTGGCTGTAATATTCCAGGCCTGTCGCAGCCTGAAAAGCATGAAGCGTATCAGAGTGATATCACCTACGGTACGAATAACGAGTTTGGTTTTGATTACCTGCGCGACAACATGGCATTTTCTGCCGGTGACCGCGTCCAGCGCCCACTAAACTTTGCGGTAGTGGATGAAGTTGACTCAATTTTAATTGACGAAGCGCGTACGCCGTTAATTATCTCAGGTCAGGCTGAAGATAGTTCAGAGCTTTACCGAGCAATTAATACCATAGTGCCGGGCTTAGAACGTCAAAGTGAAGAAGATAAAGACGAAGATACAGGTCAATCTGAAGATTTCGTTGTTGGCGATTACACCATTGACGAGAAAGCCAAGCAGGTTTACTTAACTGAACGTGGCCAGGTTAATATTGAAGAGATTCTTCAGCAAAAAGGCTTGATTAAAGAAGGTGAGTCACTGTTTGCAGCGGCTAATATTTCTTTACTTCACCACGTTATGGCTGCTTTACGTGCTCATAACTTATTCCAAAAAGACGTTGATTACATTGTCAAAGATGATGAGATTGTTATCGTAGATGAGCATACGGGTCGTACAATGGAAGGCCGTCGTTGGTCTGAAGGCTTGCACCAAGCAGTTGAAGCCAAAGAAGGCGTACGTATTCAAAATGAAAACCAAACGCTTGCTTCTATCACATTCCAAAACTACTTCCGTATTTACGAAAAGCTTTCTGGTATGACAGGTACTGCTGACACTGAAGCGTTCGAATTTAACCATATTTATGGTTTAGAAACGGTCATCATCCCGACTAACCGTGAGATGATACGTAAAGACATGGCTGACTTAATCTATTTGACGGCTGAAGAAAAATACGAAGCTATTCTTGAAGACATCAGAGATTGTGTTGAACGTGGACAGCCAGTATTGGTTGGTACAATTAGCATTGAAACTTCTGAATTCTTGTCGGCATTCCTTAAAAAATCGAAGATTAAGCATAAAGTACTCAATGCTAAGTTCCACGCGCAAGAAGCTGAAATTGTTGCCGAAGCGGGTAAAACAGGCGCAGTAACCATTGCTACGAATATGGCGGGTCGTGGTACCGATATCGTCTTAGGTGGTAATTTAGAAGCTGCCCTTGCAAAGCTAAATAACCCAACCGAAGAACAAGTTGAAAAAGCCAAAGCGGCGTGGCAAGAAGAGCATGATAAGGTGCTTGAACTTGGCGGTTTACACATTATCGCGACAGAGCGTCATGAGTCACGTCGAATTGATAACCAATTACGTGGTCGTGCCGGTCGTCAAGGTGATGCGGGTTCTTCTCGTTTCTACTTATCGATGGAAGATGGCTTGATGCGTATTTTCGCATCTGAGCGTATTGCTAATATGATGCGCAAGTTAGGTATGGAGCGTGGCGAAGCTATCGAGCACCCATGGGTTACCAAGAGTATTGAAAACGCACAGCGCAAAGTTGAGGGTCGTAACTTTGACATTCGTAAACAGCTTCTTGAATTCGATGACGTAGCTAACGATCAACGTAAAGTGATCTATGAGCAGCGTAATGAGCTTTTAGATGAAAGCGAAATTGGTGAAGTAATTTCGGTTGTTCGCTCTGATGTTATTAACGGTGTGATTGACCAGCATATTCCACCACAATCGTTAGAAGAGATGTGGGATGTAACAGGTTTAGAAGAGCGCTTAAAAGGCGAGTTCAATACTGAATTGCCAATTGCTAATTGGTTAGCAGAAGATAAGAGCCTACACGAAGAAACATTACGTGAAAAAATCGTTGGTGAATTTGAAAACACTTACAGCGCAAAAGAAGAAATGGTTGGTGCCGATGTGTTGCGTCAATTCGAGAAAGCGGTAATGCTTCAAAGCCTTGATTCGCACTGGAAAGAGCATTTATCAGCGATGGATCACTTACGTCAAGGTATTCACTTACGCGGTTATGCTCAGAAAAACCCTAAGCAAGAATACAAGCGTGAGTCATTCGAGTTGTTCTCAGAGATGCTGGATAATTTGAAATATGACGTTGTTGGTATTTTGAGTAAAGTTAAAATTCAGGCGGAATCAGATGTTGAAGCGGTAGAAGAACAACACCGTAAAGCAGAAGAAGTGCCTAAAAACTTTGAGCACCAAAGTGCCGAAAACGAAGTAGCGCCGCAACAACGCCAACCTCGTGTTGGTCGCAATGACCCATGTCCTTGTGGCTCAGGTAAAAAGTACAAGCAGTGTTGTGGTAAGTTAAGCTAA
- the coaE gene encoding dephospho-CoA kinase (Dephospho-CoA kinase (CoaE) performs the final step in coenzyme A biosynthesis.), whose product MIIGLTGGIGSGKTTVANYFANLSIDIVDADIVAREVVEPGTMGLTKITDHFGEQVLKTDGSLNREKLRQIVFTDNSEKQWLNQLLHPLIRTEIFTQLSKAKSPYKLLVAPLLIENGLDAQVDNVLVVDITKEQQLERTLKRDNSTPEVINNIISAQVSREERLAKADDVIDNSSANLTYVEQQVHKLHKKYLSLAAS is encoded by the coding sequence ATGATTATAGGGTTAACTGGCGGCATTGGTAGCGGTAAAACCACTGTCGCCAATTATTTTGCGAATTTGAGTATTGATATTGTCGATGCCGATATTGTTGCTAGGGAAGTTGTTGAACCGGGCACTATGGGCTTAACGAAAATTACTGACCATTTTGGCGAACAGGTACTAAAAACCGATGGTAGCCTCAATCGAGAAAAATTGAGACAAATCGTTTTTACCGATAACAGTGAAAAACAATGGCTCAATCAGTTACTTCATCCGCTGATCCGAACAGAGATATTTACTCAATTATCCAAAGCCAAATCCCCCTACAAGCTACTGGTTGCACCTTTACTGATTGAAAATGGGTTAGACGCGCAAGTTGATAACGTTTTAGTCGTCGATATCACCAAAGAGCAGCAGCTTGAGCGAACGTTAAAGCGAGATAACTCCACGCCAGAAGTTATAAACAACATAATTTCAGCTCAGGTCTCACGTGAAGAACGATTAGCAAAAGCAGATGACGTTATTGACAATAGCAGCGCTAACTTAACTTATGTAGAGCAACAAGTTCACAAACTTCACAAAAAATATCTTTCGTTAGCAGCAAGTTAG
- the mutT gene encoding 8-oxo-dGTP diphosphatase MutT → MKLVHVAVGVIIQDESVFLTRRHSDAHQGGKWEFPGGKVESEETVAQALARELKEEVDIDILACQPLMEINHDYGDKQVKLDIFIVDQFSGEPSSQEGNEQQWASISKLGAIEFPEANLAIVEKLTALYA, encoded by the coding sequence ATGAAACTAGTACATGTAGCAGTAGGTGTGATTATTCAAGATGAGAGTGTATTTCTTACCAGAAGGCATTCAGATGCGCATCAGGGCGGCAAATGGGAGTTTCCTGGGGGTAAAGTTGAATCTGAAGAAACGGTTGCCCAAGCGCTAGCTAGAGAGCTTAAAGAAGAGGTTGATATCGATATACTTGCATGCCAGCCATTGATGGAAATCAACCATGATTATGGCGACAAACAAGTTAAGTTAGATATTTTTATTGTCGATCAGTTTAGCGGTGAACCCAGCTCGCAAGAGGGCAATGAGCAGCAGTGGGCAAGTATTAGTAAATTAGGGGCTATCGAGTTCCCGGAAGCAAACCTTGCGATAGTAGAAAAGCTGACAGCGCTGTATGCTTAA
- the yacG gene encoding DNA gyrase inhibitor YacG yields MATTVKCPTCDKPVVWQASSEHRPFCSERCKLIDLGDWAEENHKISQPVQSAEPMSEEMIDALEEQFLQHHKFFVEPE; encoded by the coding sequence ATGGCAACCACAGTCAAATGCCCTACCTGTGATAAACCTGTTGTTTGGCAAGCAAGCAGCGAACATCGCCCTTTTTGTTCAGAGCGCTGCAAATTAATTGATTTAGGGGATTGGGCTGAAGAAAACCATAAAATTTCGCAGCCTGTGCAAAGTGCCGAGCCTATGTCAGAAGAGATGATTGACGCCTTGGAAGAGCAGTTCTTACAGCATCATAAGTTTTTTGTAGAACCTGAATAA
- a CDS encoding prepilin peptidase: MLENTISAFEQFPWFYLGTVFVFSLMVGSFLNVVIYRLPKMMELAWYLECREFLKDEVPEKPTRDVTPISLSKPNSTCPKCGHAIKAYENIPVISWLFLKGKCSSCSAKISKRYPLVEFVTALLGLAVASHFGVTWVAAWVLLLTFALVALTMIDLDHMLLPDQITLPFLWLGLLINLNGLIVPIEDAVVGAIAGYMSLFSVFWLFKLITGKDGMGHGDFKLVALFGAWMGWQLLPLLILMASFVGAIVGISLILFKNHQRDQAIPFGPYLAVAGWICLLWGESIWQWYLSTLAL, translated from the coding sequence ATGTTAGAAAACACTATTTCCGCTTTTGAGCAATTCCCATGGTTTTATCTAGGTACTGTGTTTGTGTTTTCGCTAATGGTCGGTAGCTTTCTAAATGTTGTTATCTATCGCTTACCCAAAATGATGGAGCTTGCTTGGTACCTTGAATGTCGCGAATTTTTAAAAGATGAAGTACCAGAAAAACCGACGCGAGATGTTACCCCTATATCACTTTCTAAGCCAAACTCCACATGCCCCAAATGTGGCCATGCAATTAAGGCTTATGAAAATATCCCAGTAATCAGTTGGCTTTTTCTAAAAGGTAAATGCAGTAGTTGTAGCGCTAAAATATCCAAACGTTATCCGCTTGTTGAGTTTGTAACTGCACTGCTCGGGTTGGCCGTTGCGAGTCATTTTGGTGTTACTTGGGTCGCGGCTTGGGTGCTGCTCCTAACCTTTGCCCTTGTTGCCTTAACCATGATCGATTTAGATCATATGTTACTGCCAGACCAAATCACCCTCCCATTTCTATGGCTAGGTTTACTCATCAACTTAAATGGCTTAATTGTTCCCATTGAAGACGCTGTTGTTGGGGCTATTGCAGGCTATATGAGTTTGTTTTCTGTTTTTTGGTTGTTCAAACTAATCACTGGCAAGGATGGTATGGGTCATGGTGATTTCAAGCTAGTCGCATTATTCGGTGCTTGGATGGGCTGGCAACTTTTGCCTCTACTAATTTTAATGGCATCTTTTGTCGGCGCTATCGTTGGTATCTCATTAATTCTATTTAAAAATCATCAACGAGATCAGGCAATTCCATTTGGCCCATACTTGGCTGTTGCTGGTTGGATATGTTTACTTTGGGGTGAATCTATCTGGCAATGGTACTTATCTACCCTAGCTCTTTAG
- the lpxC gene encoding UDP-3-O-acyl-N-acetylglucosamine deacetylase, which translates to MIKQRTLKDSVSAVGVGLHKGEKVKVTLRPAPANTGIVFRRVDLEPVVDIKATPEAVGETTLCTCLVNEDGVKISTVEHLLSAIAGLGIDNLVIDVDSPEIPIMDGSALPFVYLIQSVGVEELNAAKRFLRIKKPIRVEEDDKWAELLPYNGFKVDFAIDFEHPVISKTGQSMTMDLTSSSFIKEISRARTFGFMKDIEFLRSHNLALGGSLENAIVLDEYRMLNSDELRYDDEFVKHKILDAIGDLYMGGVSILGELRAFKSGHAVNNILLREVFKQTDAWEWVTYEDEASAPAMFQELSVAS; encoded by the coding sequence ATGATTAAACAACGTACATTAAAAGATAGCGTTTCAGCAGTCGGTGTTGGTTTACACAAAGGTGAGAAGGTTAAGGTTACTCTCCGTCCTGCACCTGCTAATACTGGCATTGTGTTCCGTCGTGTAGACTTGGAGCCAGTGGTTGATATTAAAGCAACGCCAGAAGCTGTTGGTGAAACGACCTTATGTACGTGTTTAGTGAATGAAGATGGTGTTAAGATTTCCACCGTCGAACACCTTCTTTCAGCTATTGCTGGGCTAGGTATTGATAACCTAGTGATCGATGTTGATTCGCCTGAAATCCCAATTATGGATGGCAGCGCATTACCTTTCGTCTACCTGATTCAATCAGTAGGTGTTGAAGAGTTAAACGCTGCTAAGCGCTTTTTACGTATTAAAAAGCCAATTCGTGTTGAGGAAGATGATAAGTGGGCAGAGCTTTTACCATACAATGGTTTTAAAGTTGATTTTGCGATCGACTTCGAGCATCCAGTTATCTCAAAAACAGGTCAAAGCATGACGATGGACCTAACCTCGTCATCATTTATCAAAGAAATTAGCCGCGCTCGTACGTTTGGCTTTATGAAAGACATCGAGTTTTTGCGCTCTCATAACCTAGCATTAGGTGGCAGTTTAGAAAATGCTATCGTGCTAGACGAGTACCGTATGCTTAATAGCGACGAGCTTCGTTACGATGATGAATTTGTGAAGCACAAAATTCTTGATGCAATTGGTGATTTATACATGGGCGGCGTTAGCATTCTTGGTGAATTGCGCGCGTTCAAATCAGGCCACGCAGTAAACAACATTTTGCTACGCGAAGTGTTTAAGCAGACAGATGCTTGGGAATGGGTAACATATGAAGATGAAGCCAGTGCACCAGCCATGTTCCAAGAGCTAAGTGTAGCAAGCTAA
- a CDS encoding M23 family metallopeptidase produces MSLTLLYRGNNVRFSMRLSKFHWLSALSVFALVSGLVIHLVISANAIPANSSPSIEPTTQIAELPSSDKQQVIALTLKLAELQSQVLRLNALGDRLAEENNISEKEFNFDQQPPAGGPVQSPEQVKSKTLAELLLEIEALEQQVAQEQNQLMLLESVTLGHHIQSNSYLSGRPIVKGWLSSYYGVRKDPFHGRPAMHKGVDFAGKENAPIIATASGIVSWSGERYGYGNLIEIDHGDGYKTRYGHNKQLLVELGDVVEKGQIIARMGSTGRSTGPHVHYEILRNNTQINPIKYVYRKAK; encoded by the coding sequence ATGAGTTTAACCCTTTTATATCGCGGCAATAATGTTAGGTTCTCAATGAGGCTGTCGAAGTTTCATTGGTTGTCTGCGTTATCGGTTTTTGCCCTAGTTTCAGGTTTAGTGATCCATTTAGTCATTTCAGCTAATGCAATTCCAGCTAACTCTTCACCGTCAATAGAGCCGACAACTCAAATAGCCGAATTGCCTTCATCAGACAAGCAACAAGTCATTGCATTGACATTAAAGTTAGCTGAACTGCAATCGCAAGTGCTGCGTCTTAATGCACTTGGTGATCGCCTAGCTGAAGAAAATAATATTTCTGAAAAAGAATTTAATTTTGACCAGCAGCCGCCTGCTGGTGGGCCTGTTCAATCGCCCGAGCAAGTGAAAAGTAAAACGCTTGCAGAGCTGTTACTTGAAATAGAAGCACTAGAGCAGCAAGTTGCTCAGGAACAAAATCAACTGATGCTACTTGAATCAGTGACGCTTGGTCACCATATACAAAGCAATAGTTATTTGTCTGGCCGACCTATTGTTAAAGGCTGGTTGTCATCTTACTATGGGGTGAGAAAAGACCCATTCCACGGTCGCCCAGCGATGCATAAAGGCGTTGATTTTGCGGGTAAGGAAAACGCACCGATTATCGCGACAGCATCTGGCATTGTGAGTTGGTCAGGTGAACGATACGGCTATGGTAACTTAATTGAGATTGATCATGGTGACGGTTATAAAACGCGCTATGGCCATAACAAGCAACTGCTTGTTGAGTTGGGTGACGTGGTAGAAAAAGGGCAAATTATTGCGCGTATGGGAAGTACAGGGCGCTCAACTGGGCCACATGTTCATTATGAAATTTTACGTAATAACACCCAAATAAATCCGATAAAATACGTTTATCGCAAAGCAAAATAA